CCCATCCCTGAACCAGGTGCTCAGACGATATCACCGCATTCTGGTTCCCCATGACAAGGATTCGATCCCGCTTCCTTCGTTTCTGAAGAGCGATCCCAGACTCTCCTGGACCGGACCCGTCCTTCCGACGGATCCTCTTTTTTCCCGGGAAGAGGCACGCAAACGTCTCGGCATTCCCGAACACCAGGAAACAGTTCTCCTGTCTTTCGGAGGAGGAGGAGATCCCGAGGCAAAACAGCGGGCAAAAGACATTGCGGCCTTCTTCCGCGAAAAGAACCGATCTTTTTTTTATGCGTCAGGCCCCCTCTTGCGGTCGCTTCCGGAAGGGATTCGTGCGGGAGAATGGCTTCCTCTCTGGCCAATTCGTCCCTACCTGAAAGCGTTTGACGCCGTCGTGGCCTCCGGAGGATACAACACAGTCCACGAAATCCTGGAATCCCGGGTTCCGGCTTTTCTCTGCGGCTTTCCCCGCGTGCTGGATCCCCAGTCCGACCGCATCGACCGGCTGGTCCGGGAAGGACGGGTCATGACACATTCCGGACAGACGCTTTCCGACCTGCTCTGCTCGCTGGAGACATTTCTGGAAAAACGGATTCTCTTGTCCGAATCCCTGAAAACACAATCGACACCTGTTTCCTCGGGGGCCGATACGGCCGCCCGTATTCTCCTCAATATTCTCCAGCCCGCATGAACTCTGTCTGCCGGAAGGGAATATTCAGGAAAACCTGCCACGATCACCATGGACCACTGCCCATGAAAATGTTGTCTTTCGCATTCTTTTTTTTCGTTACGATCCTGTGCCTGAGTGCACCGGACTCCTACGCCAGAACAAAAGGCGGAGATCCCCTTCTGGAAAGCCTTCTGAAAGATGCGGAGGGGATCTATCTTTCCCATATCCCCCAGGCATTTTCCCTCTCCGTTATCGCCGTTCGTCCCGGCACCTTCTACTCCGGCACCATCTCCGATCCGGGCGGTGCCGTTCGCATTCTCTCCCGTCAGGCACCCGGCAAAGAAATTGTTCTGGAAAGGCTTTCCGGGGATCGGGTTCGATTTACTCTGGCCCCTGTCCAGACCACGGCGCCGGATACATTTTCGTTCCAGACCCGCACCGGTTGCTTTACCTTGACCGTTTGGGAAAACCCGCCGCGGCACCTCCCCCTGATCCACCTGAACGGATATACCCCCCCGATCAAAAAGATGCCCGTGATTTTTTGCGGTCACGGACATCATGTCCGGTATGAATGGCAAGGGCCCTATCCAGGAAAATGACGGGGGCTCTTGAGAACCCCCATCCGTCCGGATATGATCATCCTCACCACTTTTTCTTCCTTTTGCCGGAGTGGCGAAACAGGCAGACGCAAGGGACTTAAAATCCCTCGACCGAAAGGTCATACCGGTTCGATCCCGGTCTCCGGCACCATTTTTTAAGCCATTATAAGAAAACATGCTCTTGATCCAGGAAATTAATTTGCTGCCCCTATGGTGCCCTGACCTAAAAAATGCCAGGATCTTTCCATCCAATAATTTCACCGGAGGAAGATAGAAGAGTCATATTTCCGGAAACGAAGCGGATCTTGGCGGGCAATCGTCAAAAGAAAGGGATTCGACCGGATCACCCGGACTTTTGACACGAAGGCCTCTGCCGAGGCCCGGGCCAGACAGATCGAAGCCGGGATGGACAGAGGCATCATTGTTTCCCGAAAGGAGGTTGAAAGCACCACCCTTTCCGAAGCCCTGGACCGATACGAGAAAGAAATTTCATCCTCCAAAAAGGGCCACCGCCGGGAAAAAACCCGGATTTCCATCTGCAAGAATCATCCCCTGGCAAAAAGGGCAAGCATTCGTGGAAACGATATGGCCTTCTACAAGGATGAGCGTCTGAAAGCCGGTTATTCGGCCAATACCGTCCGCCTGGAACTCGCAATCATTTCCCATCTGTTCGAAATTGCCCGGAAGGAATGGGGGATGGAAGGCCTCACGAATCCCGTCAAGGCGATCCGGATGCCGTCCCCTCCGGCTGTCCGGGACCGAAGGCTCGGGCCGGGAGAACTGGAAAAGCTCCTGGAATCCTCGTTTGAAGACCTGAACCAGGTGATCCGATTTGCCCTCGAAACGGCCATGCGGCGGGGAGAACTGGCCGGATGACCTGGGAGATGGTGGATCTCAAGAAAAGGACAGTGACGCTTCCGGAAACGAAAAGCGGCCAGAAGCGCATTGTCCCTCTCTCCTCTGTTGCCTTCTCAATCCTCAAGGAACGTTCCGGAACCCGACGACTCGACGGAAAGGTCCGGGATATCGGACCGGATGCGATCTCACAGGACTTCGCCAAAGCCTGCCGGAACGCGGGGATAACCGGGCTTCATTTCCATGATCTTCGACATGAAGCCACGTCAAGGCTTTTCGAGAAGGGGTTTGATACGATGGAGGTATCCACGATCACGGGACACAAGACCCTTTAAATGCTTAAGCGCTATACGCATTTGAGGGCGGAAGATTTGGTGGAGAGGATGAGATAGAAGGATTCAACGTTTTCCGAAATGCTATAAGTATTTCTTCTGCAGATTTCAATCCTTTTTCAAACTCCTTCATTGTTACTTGTGACTGTGATTCAGAGTAATGTGCTACGTTGTGTCTTCCCTTAACAACAATACTATAGTAAGCTTTGCTACCTTCATCGATCAATGATTCAAATTTTTCCTTGTATCCTTTACCGAAAATCTTGATTATTCCTATCAATTCTTCGTATCCGACACTTCTAATCACTCTCTTCGCCCACGAATCAACTAAAGCTTTTATGGCTGGGTCTTTTGCTTTTTCAGCACGTTCTGAAAGGAATCCGCATATTTGTTCTTCAACTTCAGCACACAGGACAATCAATAAGTGCTGTGTAAGATAGTTCTGGACTGATTCGATCGGAGATTCTTTTTGAATCTCTGATGAAGATTTTTGGAAAACCTCTAGATGTTTCTGACAATTTTCCCAGACAGTTTTTGTTTTTAAAAGATAATCCTCAGACATTGGACACAAAATAGTCCACTGCCTTTCTCATTCTTGCTTTGACAACATTTTCATCAGAAGTGCTTTTTGAGACTGATTGAATAAATTCATTATCTTGGATCAGCTTATCATAACGATTCTTTAGGTCTTTTATTCCCTTTTTGTAAGCTAAAAACCCGGCAACAAAAATCGAATCCATAGCTGCATAATTTAATCTTTTTCTTAAATGAAATGGTTTTTTTCCAAGAGATAGAGATAAATATTTCGATACAGCAGAAAACTCTCTTTTTATACCATCATATTGTTCCATTAAATCGGGATCTATCTTTTCTTCAGATTTTTTCTTTTCTTCGGCCTTTTTTTTATCAGAAAGGAAGGTGTTCAGAAATTTTTTCATTGGTTTTTCATAGTCTTTCCAGCCATCTTTTAAAGCCAGAATTCTGAGAATCAATTCGGTATCTCTTAAACGTTTATCAATACTTTTCAAGCCGATCAATGATCTCCAATCTGGATTTTTGTTTATTTCTTCAAGACATAGATAAAAATCAGAGAAATAAATACACTTTCGAATCTCCATCGGATTTAATCTGACACCACCTGTATTTAATCGTTCAAAAATAAAATATATACTTGAATCATCTTTGGGATTTAATTGCTGTACGATTGTTGCTCTGAGGACTGAATCATCTAATTTTAATCTGTCCGCTTCATCCAGATCTTCATATTTTCTCCCTTCCCATTTTTTATTAACGTTTTTTAACCTGAAATGTCTATCACCAAAGTCATTCTCGAAAAAACGAACTGCTGTAAGGATTCGCTGTTGACCATCAATAACTTGAAGCCTGTTTGTTTCTTTTTGCTTGTACAAGAAAACCCCAGGAACAGGAAGACCGAGTAAGAACGATTCGATCAATTTACTTGCTCTGACCTGATCCCAAATATAATTTCTCTGGAATTTGGGAATTTCTAGCTGATCAGAATTGTACTTATCGAGATAACCTTTTAGCGTAATATCTGCTGGATAATTAGTGATTTGGTAAGATATTGGATCTTGCTCCTCTTCTTCAGATGGTTCTGTTTGTTCATAATCCCAATTATCTTTTTCTTCTTCCATTCATCACCTCTTAATATGCCATTATCGGCACTTGAGCAAGGTTCCTCAGGGTCTTGGGCTTGGAAACGGGCCCAAGCAGGCTAACCCTATTCAAGTGCCTGATTGCTCGATCCTCTATTCAATTCCAAACGCAATTACAACGTCCAGTATAAGATAATTACCGGACTTTTCTAGCCGGTAAAGTAAATCAGTTCACCACATGCGAGTTACTCATCACCATACTCTTCGGCAATAGCCACCCCTTGCCAACGGACTGGCATTGTGACAAGATGTCACCAATTATTCCCCCTTAGATTCTACGATAGATCATCAAGTGTCCGGAAGGGATGTGCTGTCTTGACTATTGCGGAAGAAATCAAGGTCCTTAGGGAAAGACTGAATCTCTCCCAGCGGGAAATATCCTCCAGACTCGGCTATAGCCACAGAACTATAGTTCGGTGGGAACAGGGGAAATCAGCTCCCAAGACCGCCGTTCTCCAGTATCTGAGAGAAATATCGGAGAAACAGATTACCAGGAAAGTCAATGGAAATCCTGCTTTCCGGTTCATTGATCTTTTCGCCGGTATCGGGGGAATGCGGCTCGGATTCGAGACGGCAGGCGGAGAATGCGTCTTCACGTGCGAATGGAATCCGGAAGCCCGAAAGACCTACCAAGCCAATTTTCCGTGCGACCACCCCGTGGCCGGAGACATCCGTGATGTCCGTCCGCAGGACATCCCTTCCTATGATGTTCTCGTTGCGGGATTCCCCTGCCAGCCCTTTTCCATCGCCGGCGTCTCGAAGAAAAATGCGCTCGGAAAGCCGCACGGGTTCCACTGCGAGACCCAAGGAACGCTTTTCTTTGAAGTGGCCAGGCTCCTCGAAGTCCACAGGCCACCGGTCTTCGTTCTGGAAAACGTAAAAAACCTTGTCAGCCATGACAGGGGGAATACGTTCCGTGTCATCCTGAAAACTCTCCGGGAAGAACTGGGGTATTCCGTTCATTACCGGATAATCGACGCCCGAAGCTGGGTCCCCCAACACCGGGAAAGGATTTTTATCGTCGGATTCCGTTCTGAGAACGGCTTTTCGTTCGATGATCTTGAAATTCCGGTTCCTTCCTCGGGACCGGTGCTTGGAAGCATTCTCCATCCGGAGGACGGATCCGAATCTCCCGAGGCCCCGTATACCGTCGGAGACATGGGAACTGTCTCCGATAAGTATATTCTTTCCGACCGGCTCTGGAATTATCTTCAGGACTATGCGGCCAGGCACAAGGCAAAGGGGAACGGGTTCGGATTCGGCCTCGCCGGGCCCGATAGTGTTGCCCGGACGCTTTCCGCCAGGTATTACAAGGATGGCTCGGAAATCCTCGTTGCCCGGAAAGACGGTAATCCCCGGCGTCTGACACCCCGCGAATGTGCCCGCTTGATGGGGTTCGACCGTCCCGGAAGACCTCCCTTCCGGATTCCCGTCTCGGACACACAGGCCTACAGACAGTTCGGAAATGCCGTGGTGGTTCCCGTCGTAGAGGCCCTGGCCAACGGAATCCTTCCCTACATTGAAAGAGATTCATGGATGGAAAATCCACTATTCTCCTGGAAGAGAAAAATAGGATGACGGATGTCGTGGATCCGTTCACAAGGAGCCGGATGATGGCCGGGATCCGGAGCGTAAACACGAAACCTGAAAAGCAGATTCGGACAGCCCTCCATTTAAAAGGATTTCGCTACCGGCTCCATGATCGCCGGGTTCCCGGGTGTCCCGATCTTGTCTTTCCAAA
The sequence above is drawn from the Leptospirillum ferriphilum ML-04 genome and encodes:
- a CDS encoding DUF262 domain-containing protein; the encoded protein is MEEEKDNWDYEQTEPSEEEEQDPISYQITNYPADITLKGYLDKYNSDQLEIPKFQRNYIWDQVRASKLIESFLLGLPVPGVFLYKQKETNRLQVIDGQQRILTAVRFFENDFGDRHFRLKNVNKKWEGRKYEDLDEADRLKLDDSVLRATIVQQLNPKDDSSIYFIFERLNTGGVRLNPMEIRKCIYFSDFYLCLEEINKNPDWRSLIGLKSIDKRLRDTELILRILALKDGWKDYEKPMKKFLNTFLSDKKKAEEKKKSEEKIDPDLMEQYDGIKREFSAVSKYLSLSLGKKPFHLRKRLNYAAMDSIFVAGFLAYKKGIKDLKNRYDKLIQDNEFIQSVSKSTSDENVVKARMRKAVDYFVSNV
- a CDS encoding site-specific integrase; the protein is MTWEMVDLKKRTVTLPETKSGQKRIVPLSSVAFSILKERSGTRRLDGKVRDIGPDAISQDFAKACRNAGITGLHFHDLRHEATSRLFEKGFDTMEVSTITGHKTL
- the dcm gene encoding DNA (cytosine-5-)-methyltransferase, whose amino-acid sequence is MTIAEEIKVLRERLNLSQREISSRLGYSHRTIVRWEQGKSAPKTAVLQYLREISEKQITRKVNGNPAFRFIDLFAGIGGMRLGFETAGGECVFTCEWNPEARKTYQANFPCDHPVAGDIRDVRPQDIPSYDVLVAGFPCQPFSIAGVSKKNALGKPHGFHCETQGTLFFEVARLLEVHRPPVFVLENVKNLVSHDRGNTFRVILKTLREELGYSVHYRIIDARSWVPQHRERIFIVGFRSENGFSFDDLEIPVPSSGPVLGSILHPEDGSESPEAPYTVGDMGTVSDKYILSDRLWNYLQDYAARHKAKGNGFGFGLAGPDSVARTLSARYYKDGSEILVARKDGNPRRLTPRECARLMGFDRPGRPPFRIPVSDTQAYRQFGNAVVVPVVEALANGILPYIERDSWMENPLFSWKRKIG
- a CDS encoding glycosyl transferase family protein produces the protein MRVLFYASNGLGIGHLTRLLNIAQALSKASPTSEILFLTQSEAAPFPETCPFYAIRIPGRNKARTGGLTSKSYLQTVRPLILQAIASFDPHVLVTDTFPEGPEKELAPAMEWPIHKAFIFREQHIRRAEDPSLNQVLRRYHRILVPHDKDSIPLPSFLKSDPRLSWTGPVLPTDPLFSREEARKRLGIPEHQETVLLSFGGGGDPEAKQRAKDIAAFFREKNRSFFYASGPLLRSLPEGIRAGEWLPLWPIRPYLKAFDAVVASGGYNTVHEILESRVPAFLCGFPRVLDPQSDRIDRLVREGRVMTHSGQTLSDLLCSLETFLEKRILLSESLKTQSTPVSSGADTAARILLNILQPA
- a CDS encoding HEPN domain-containing protein: MSEDYLLKTKTVWENCQKHLEVFQKSSSEIQKESPIESVQNYLTQHLLIVLCAEVEEQICGFLSERAEKAKDPAIKALVDSWAKRVIRSVGYEELIGIIKIFGKGYKEKFESLIDEGSKAYYSIVVKGRHNVAHYSESQSQVTMKEFEKGLKSAEEILIAFRKTLNPSISSSPPNLPPSNAYSA
- a CDS encoding phage integrase, giving the protein MDRGIIVSRKEVESTTLSEALDRYEKEISSSKKGHRREKTRISICKNHPLAKRASIRGNDMAFYKDERLKAGYSANTVRLELAIISHLFEIARKEWGMEGLTNPVKAIRMPSPPAVRDRRLGPGELEKLLESSFEDLNQVIRFALETAMRRGELAG